A DNA window from Engraulis encrasicolus isolate BLACKSEA-1 chromosome 3, IST_EnEncr_1.0, whole genome shotgun sequence contains the following coding sequences:
- the si:dkey-96n2.3 gene encoding uracil nucleotide/cysteinyl leukotriene receptor has translation MNSTTERRFFYHSTGSRAENISLATYYVLILLFSVPANAMALWVFCCHPKRNNNSRVLLTHLAVADMCYVLLLPMRVVYHASDGHWILGEAACRLSGFLFYLNLYCSLYLMTCVAVDRLLAVAYPVRALAWRKPAYAKVACAVIWVTMTVGMAPVLLSKQTVEVQLQQQQQQQQRYSNNVSVVSLEDPQQQQQQQYNNNVTVCLQLYLVKTSPRALLSTAAAFSVPLLVLSVSYILILVKLGSVSRKQRQSPVHLKAKRMVALTLANFLVAFLPYHVHRFVYIARYGRPDVGDAEATALTDGNRLTSALTCINGVIDPLMYFFLTNTYQRTLLRMLGRPGNTAQPDPGQSSSRMEMSSAEIL, from the exons ATGAACTCCACCACAGAGAGGAGGTTCTTCTACCACTCGACCGGTTCCCGTGCGGAGAACATCTCCCTGGCGACATACTACGTTCTCATCTTGCTCTTCTCTGTCCCAGCCAACGCCATGGCACTCTGGGTGTTCTGCTGCCACCCCAAGAGGAACAACAACAGTAG AGTGCTGCTGACGCACCTGGCGGTAGCTGACATGTGCTACGTGCTCCTGCTGCCCATGCGCGTGGTCTACCACGCCTCGGACGGCCACTGGATCCTGGGAGAGGCGGCGTGCCGTCTGTCCGGCTTCCTGTTCTACCTGAACCTCTACTGCAGCCTCTACCTCATGACCTGCGTGGCCGTCGACCGGCTGCTGGCCGTGGCGTACCCCGTCCGGGCTCTGGCCTGGAGGAAGCCGGCCTACGCCAAGGTGGCCTGTGCCGTCATCTGGGTGACCATGACGGTGGGAATGGCACCGGTGCTGCTGTCCAAACAGACTGTGGAGGTCCAGCTG cagcagcagcagcagcagcagcagcgatacAGCAATAACGTGAGCGTCGTCTCACTGGAAgatccacagcagcagcagcagcagcagtacaacaACAACGTGACCGTGTGCCTGCAGCTGTACCTGGTGAAGACCTCCCCCCGCGCGCTACTCTCCACCGCGGCGGCCTTCTCGGTTCCCCTCCTGGTGCTCAGCGTGTCCTACATCCTCATTCTGGTCAAGCTGGGGAGCGTGTCACGGAAGCAGAGGCAGTCCCCAGTGCACCTGAAAGCCAAGAGGATGGTGGCGCTCACGCTGGCCAACTTCCTGGTGGCGTTCCTGCCGTACCACGTGCACCGCTTCGTTTACATCGCACGGTACGGCCGGCCTGACGTCGGCGATGCGGAGGCGACGGCGTTGACCGATGGGAACAGGTTGACGTCGGCGCTGACTTGCATCAACGGGGTCATCGATCCTCTCATGTACTTTTTCCTGACCAACACGTATCAGAGGACACTGCTGAGGATGCTGGGTCGGCCTGGTAACACAGCACAGCCCGATCCTGGACAGTCCTCCAGCCGCATGGAGATGTCTTCAGCAGAGatattatag